From Danio rerio strain Tuebingen ecotype United States chromosome 7, GRCz12tu, whole genome shotgun sequence, the proteins below share one genomic window:
- the zanl gene encoding zonadhesin, like isoform X2: MGRLELILVLIWITGCFTIEDNKNRHDVTERNAVLASCDFNDNDDPFCNFQQDTADNGDWTRHYGPTPSQGTGPDGDYPDGNGYYIYHEADNNINGQKVRLLSPTITNGPAEICVQFVYFMYGVDHTNTLTVLAKRPGSEEQLWQKIGIQSPSWLRASITVPIPAGQTAQIVFQAMRGESPFCDTALDNIVISEGACAGCIAGCDFDDDNSYCGWTNEVSDDAIFGWEHWTGQTDTPDTGPDDDFSKPGLGSYLLLDSSSSIEGESAQLWSPSTSISGCLQLDFHYYMYGSAANMELNVHAVTAGGALGVPIFSLKGNQGQSWKLASVRYTGTPGTVQFVIVGVYGETVQTDIAIDSVCITTCMVTPTTPKPSPPQPTTPKPTTQSPSTPKPSTPQPTTPKPTTQSPSTPKPSTPQPTTPKPTTQSPSTPKPSTPQPTTPKTTTQSPSTPKPSTPQPTTPKPTTQSPSTPKPSTPQPTTPKTTTQSPSTPKPSTPQPTTPKPTTQSPSTPKPSTPQPTTPKPTTQSPSTPKPSTPQPTTPKPTTQSPSTPKPSTPQPTTPKPTTQSPSTPKPSTPQPTTPKPTTQSPSTPKPSTPQPTTPKPTTQSPSTPKPTTPKPTTPKPTPPVNCPPDSEYIECGPACIPSCAEPSTNCSGSCISGCFCKPGFVFRGRRCVPIEQCGCLDDDNNYFEPGEIIFGNGCSKLCRCAGNYTFDCVDNTCDPVTEECREVGGVHGCYPKGTSTCIASGDPHYTTFDKRNYDFMGNCSYLMSEPCNSTDVPYFAVYTDNENRYNNLHISYVKAVHVHALGVKVSILKGGTVQVNGTNVNIPLSPVAGVDIFMSGKHYTVALNFGVTVRYDGNHHMDIKVIKDYEDKLCGLCGDYNGDPQDDFQTPTGELVQSPSDFGHSWNTDPDCNKPEVGPNPGCTDAEQELYEGPAYCGIILDNKGPFAVCHPKVNPNGYFQNCLFDVCELDGAHSALCEAIESYVNECQDRGVTIGPWRNSTFCPLKCPPNSHFDSCAPVCQPSCKPIPPSQCTGPCSEGCVCDPGYILSAGQCVKENTCGCSYNGHYYKPGEEFYTKDCDLLCKCDPPFVTCNAADCPPMEQCDVQGGITGCYPLGSQDCIISGDPHYNTFDGKFYSYMGTCTYTLARTCKNNTGPWFSIEGKNEERGASGVSYLRKLYVTVDGITVTMMKNQRTLVNGLRVTLPHSPSPLISLSLAGQYVILTTPFGLKVQWDGNHYAKISVPSSYYDQMCGLCGDYDGNPNNDFTKPDGTQVDSSKLFGDSWQTKEDEDATCKPDPGPQPPCDPVLEGEVSKPENCGKITDTNGPFRDCIKVVNPLPFFQSCVFDMCRYQGLQQVLCDQLQSYTDACLSAGAPVHQWREPDFCPLVCPPNSHYSMCVSSCPETCLGINGPPGCSEKCVEGCECDPGFILSGNKCVPVKDCGCVDSSGSYHPVNESWYLEGCKQKCTCEGGGSIKCYDTSCLPDESCQLQDGDYICKPIVNCPPDSEYIECGPACIPSCAEPSTNCSGSCISGCFCKPGFVFRGRRCVPIEQCGCLDDDNNYFEPGEIIFGNGCSKLCRCAGNYTFDCVDNTCDPVTEECREVGGVHGCYPKGTSTCIASGDPHYTTFDKRNYDFMGNCSYLMSERCNSTDVPYFAVYTDNENRYNNLHISYVKAVHVHALGVKVSILKGGTVQVNGTNVNIPLSPVAGVDIFMSGKHYTVALNFGVTVRYDGNHHMDIKVIKDYEDKLCGLCGDYNGDPQDDFQTPTGELVQSPSDFGHSWNTDPNCNKPEVGPNPGCTDAEQELYEGPAYCGIILDNKGPFAVCHPKVNPNGYFQNCLFDVCELDGAHSALCEAIESYVNECQDRGVTIGPWRNSTFCPLKCPPNSHYDSCAPVCQPSCTPVPPSQCTGPCSEGCVCDPGYILSAGQCVKENTCGCTFNDHYYKPGEEFYTKDCDLLCKCDPPFVTCNAADCPPMEQCGVQDGITGCYPQGSQDCVVSGDPHYNTFDSKFYSYMGTCTYTLARTCKNNTGPWFSIEGKNEERGASGVSYLRKLYVTVDGITVTMMKNKRTLVNGLRVTLPHSPSPLISLSLAGQYVILTTPFGLKVQWDGNHYAKISVPSSYYDQMCGLCGDYDGNPNNDFTKPDGTQVDSSKLFGDSWQTKEDEDATCKPDPGPQPPCDPVLEGEVSKPENCGKITDTNGPFRDCIKVVNPLPFFQSCVFDMCRYQGLQQVLCDQLQAYTDACLSAGAPVHQWREPDFCPLVCPPNSHYSICVSSCPETCLGINGPPGCSEKCVEGCECDPGFILSDNKCVPVKDCGCVDSSGSYHPVDESWYLEGCKQKCTCEGGGSIKCYDTSCLPTESCQLQDGDYICKPLGSGICSVSGDPHYTTFDDKVHHFMGACSYTLTKPCNETSGMPYFSVETQNEHRDNNKKVSYVRSVIVKVHNTTVILGKGRKIQVNGVQVTAPVTLSNGIKIFMSGKFVVLETNFGLRVRFDGNHHADVTLPSSYNGLLCGLCGNFNGNPNDDNIKLDGKPTDSTNELGESWQVPDDRPDCTHGGGDIECDDKIQSEAQKPTSCGMITDPNGIFKPCHAVVPPDPYFENCVFDQCGTGGAAVALCQAIQSYADLCAQAGVPINWRNNTFCPIKCPVGSHYEHCGSACPASCQDPGSESTCTEPCVEGCVCDPGFVLSGDECVPFRECGCTDKNNNYRPVGDSWFTKDDCTERCTCSPFNTVTCEAWQCGPAQECKVNEGELGCVNTGVGICHIAGDPHYYTFDGIMHTYMGTCTYTLVEVCNTSMVTPFTIVAKNEERGQPEASYVRSVTVYLPTANITISKSGRVLLNERRVKTPYDINVAKSRVFTSGVNTILDTDFGLIVKFDGVHHVEITVPGDYFNKVCGMCGNYNGDSSDDNLKPNGKPANNSIEFGDSWKAEGDSDPGCQPDPRPDDKPNCDESEEEIYKVQCASTILSDRFKPCHSLIPPEAFLGNCVYDMCEYNGMQSTLCDNVEAYAQACHSAGVTISWRNSTFCPLPCPPNSHYSECTPPCPPTCADLFPIFCPLPPNSCVEGCQCNAGFVLSDGKCVPLSSCGCVDSNGEYHDVGDSWITDRCTQKCTCSLGGLLTCNAFECNENSICDLDSNGDRYCKPEKFDDCTIAGDPHYRTFDKYNHHYQGAYTYVLSQDNNLPSHLTPFMVRGKNQRQGGISRVSLLREVFVDVYGITVRMQQNKKVLVNEEKVGLPYSPVQGVSIKTKSRYVMLTTDFGLTVRFDGSSQGVVTLPSVYRTRVLGLCGNYDGRTNNEYTKPDGTVTRDLNVFGDSWRVTDRSAAALRATSLPKMVHLHKREVEEDPDSGFETTGCTNAQLEDLNGNKQCGALSDPAGPFSACHAVIDPEIYMEDCVFDLCAEQGSEVLRCENYAVYARACQDQGVTLGQWRQDLKCGLQCGANSTYFASMTPCPASCGDLAAPSECEQTQLVEGCQCNAGFVLSDQDCVPYSQCGCTYLNRYHVLGEMFVTEDCAQSCECTKTGAVCQAKGCQENEICTVFETKLDCYRVSPCLSSPCQNDGTCNDKEDGSGYTCICAEGFEGTNCELFEIPPKGGLDKTSIILIGVLVPLGVLLILTATVCIYKKCSRKKKTYDSKKFELSKKTAHPYESMDNEKKPAADNSVLKATTF; encoded by the exons ATGGGACGTCTGGAGTTAATACTAGTTTTAATATGGATAACAGGTTGCTTTACCATTGAAGACAACAAAAACAG aCATGATGTGACAGAGAGAAATGCTG TGCTGGCCTCCTGCGACTTCAACGATAATGACGACCCTTTCTGCAACTTTCAACAAGACACAGCAGATAATGGTGACTGGACACGACATTATGGACCAACTCCAAGCCAAGGCACTGGACCTGATGGAGACTATCCAGATGGAA ATGGGTATTACATATACCATGAGGCTGACAACAATATAAATGGACAGAAAGTACGCCTTCTCAGCCCAACCATAACAAATGGACCTGCAGAGATCTGTGTACAGTTTGTTTACTTCATGTATGGTGTTGATCATACTAACACTTTGACTGTGCTGGCCAAACGACCTGGCTCTGAGGAACAACTGTGGCAAAAAATTGGCATACAGAGCCCGTCATGGCTTAGAGCTTCCATCACAGTGCCCATACCAGCCGGACAGACTGCTCAG atTGTGTTTCAAGCAATGCGCGGGGAGTCTCCATTTTGTGATACTGCTTTGGATAACATTGTGATCAGCGAGGGAGCCTGTGCTG GCTGTATTGCAGGgtgtgattttgatgatgataatTCCTACTGTGGCTGGACAAATGAGGTATCTGATGATGCAATCTTTGGTTGGGAGCACTGGACCGGACAGACAGATACACCAGACACTGGTCCTGAtgatgacttttccaaaccaggAT TGGGGTCGTACCTGTTATTGGACTCCAGCTCTAGTATCGAAGGGGAATCTGCTCAGCTCTGGAGCCCTTCCACATCAATCTCTGGTTGCCTACAGCTGGACTTTCATTATTACATGTACGGTAGTGCTGCCAACATGGAGCTTAATGTCCATGCAGTCACAGCTG GTGGGGCACTTGGAGTCCCAATTTTCAGTCTCAAAGGAAACCAAGGTCAAAGCTGGAAACTCGCAAGTGTTCGCTACACTGGTACACCTGGTACAGTGCAG TTCGTAATTGTAGGCGTTTATGGTGAAACAGTCCAGACAGATATTGCAATTGATAGCGTCTGCATTACCACATGTATGG taaCCCCAACAACACCTAAGCCATCCCCACCACAACCCACTACACCTAAACCTACAACGCAGAGTCCATCAACTCCAAAACCATCCACACCCCAGCCCACTACACCTAAACCAACAACACAGAGTCCATCAACACCAAAACCATCCACACCCCAGCCCACTACACCTAAACCAACAACACAGAGTCCATCAACACCAAAACCATCCACACCCCAGCCCACTACAcctaaaacaacaacacagaGTCCATCAACTCCAAAACCATCCACACCCCAGCCCACTACACCTAAACCAACAACACAGAGTCCATCAACACCAAAACCATCCACACCCCAGCCCACTACAcctaaaacaacaacacagaGTCCATCAACTCCAAAACCATCCACACCCCAGCCCACTACACCTAAACCAACAACACAGAGTCCATCAACTCCAAAACCATCCACACCTCAGCCCACTACACCTAAACCAACAACACAGAGTCCATCAACACCAAAACCATCTACACCTCAGCCCACTACACCTAAACCAACAACGCAGAGTCCATCAACTCCAAAACCATCTACACCCCAGCCCACTACACCTAAACCAACAACACAGAGTCCATCAACACCAAAACCATCCACACCTCAGCCCACTACACCTAAACCAACAACACAGAGTCCATCAACACCAAAACCATCCACACCTCAGCCCACTACACCTAAACCAACAACACAGAGTCCATCAACACCAAAACCCACAACGCCCAAGCCAACAACCCCAAAGCCAACACCACCAG TGAACTGCCCTCCAGACTCAGAGTACATTGAGTGCGGCCCAGCCTGTATTCCTAGCTGTGCAGAACCTTCCACCAACTGCTCTGGTTCTTGCATCAGTGGCTGCTTCTGTAAACCAGGCTTTGTTTTCCGTGGCCGGCGTTGTGTTCCTATTGAGCAGTGTGGATGTCTGGATGATGACAACAATTACTTTGAG CCAGGCGAGATCATATTTGGAAACGGCTGTTCAAAGTTGTGTCGCTGTGCCGGCAACTACACTTTCGACTGTGTGGACAACACCTGTGACCCTGTGACTGAAGAATGTCGGGAGGTTGGTGGAGTGCACGGCTGCTATCCTAAAG GAACCTCTACCTGCATCGCTTCTGGTGACCCCCATTACACCACCTTTGACAAGCGAAACTACGACTTCATGGGAAACTGTTCTTACCTGATGTCTGAACCCTGTAACAGCACAGATGTGCCTTACTTTGCCGTATACACAGACAATGAGAATCGCTACAACAATCTTCATATCAGCTATGTAAAAGCAGTTCATGTTCATGCACTGGGGGTGAAAGTGTCTATTCTGAAAGGAGGAACTGTGCAG GTTAATGGTACCAATGTCAACATTCCTCTGAGTCCTGTTGCTGGTGTAGATATTTTTATGTCCGGCAAGCACTACACAGTGGCCTTGAACTTTGGAGTCACAGTTCGTTATGATGGAAACCACCATATGGACATTAAAGTTATCAAGGA TTATGAGGACAAACTCTGTGGACTGTGTGGAGACTACAACGGAGACCCTCAGGATGACTTCCAGACCCCAACTGGGGAACTGGTCCAAAGCCCCAGTGACTTTGGTCACAGCTGGAACACAGACCCTGA CTGTAACAAGCCAGAGGTCGGCCCAAATCCAGGATGTACAGATGCTGAACAGGAGTTGTACGAAGGTCCTGCTTACTGTGGCATCATATTGGACAACAAAGGACCATTTGCTGTTTGCCATCCAAAAGTCAACCCCAAT GGTTACTTCCAAAACtgtctgtttgatgtgtgtgAGCTTGACGGAGCTCATTCAGCATTGTGTGAAGCAATAGAATCGTACGTCAATGAATGTCAGGACCGCGGAGTCACAATTGGACCCTGGAGAAACAGCACCTTCTGTC CTCTGAAATGCCCACCCAACAGCCATTTTGATTCATGCGCCCCAGTTTGCCAGCCTTCCTGTAAACCAATTCCACCAAGTCAGTGCACCGGACCATGTTCTGAAGGATGTGTTTGTGACCCAGGTTACATCCTCAGTGCTGGCCAGTGTGTGAAGGAAAACACATGTGGCTGCAGCTATAATGGACATTATTATAAG CCAGGTGAAGAGTTCTACACTAAAGACTGTGATCTGCTGTGTAAATGTGATCCTCCATTTGTTACCTGTAATGCTGCTGACTGCCCACCAATGGAACAATGCGATGTACAGGGCGGTATAACTGGGTGCTACCCATTAG GATCTCAAGACTGCATCATCTCTGGTGATCCTCATTACAATACATTTGATGGCAAATTCTACAGCTACATGGGCACTTGCACATACACATTGGCTCGCACCTGTAAAAACAACACTG GCCCCTGGTTCTCCATAGAGGGTAAAAATGAAGAGAGAGGAGCTTCTGGCGTTTCCTACCTGAGAAAACTGTATGTGACTGTTGACGGTATCACTGTGACAATGATGAAAAACCAGAGGACATTG GTGAATGGACTCAGGGTGACTCTGCCTCACTCTCCATCTCCACTCATTTCTCTGTCTCTTGCTGGACAATATGTAATCCTTACAACTCCCTTTGGCCTAAAAGTGCAGTGGGATGGCAACCATTATGCCAAGATCTCTGTTCCCAG ctcCTACTATGACCAGATGTGTGGACTGTGTGGGGACTATGATGGAAACCCCAATAATGACTTCACTAAGCCAGATGGCACCCAAGTTGACAGCTCAAAACTGTTTGGCGACAGCTGGCAAACTAAGGAAGATGAGGACGCAAC GTGTAAGCCTGACCCTGGACCCCAACCACCCTGTGATCCTGTGCTGGAGGGTGAGGTGTCAAAACCGGAGAACTGTGGGAAAATAACTGACACAAATGGACCATTTAG AGACTGTATCAAGGTGGTGAACCCGTTGCCTTTCTTCCAGAGCTGTGTGTTTGATATGTGCCGCTATCAGGGGTTGCAGCAGGTTCTTTGTGATCAGCTTCAGTCCTACACTGATGCTTGCCTGAGTGCAGGTGCTCCTGTCCATCAGTGGAGAGAGCCAGACTTCTGCC CTCTGGTGTGTCCTCCAAACAGCCACTACTCCATGTGTGTGAGCTCTTGTCCAGAGACCTGTCTGGGTATCAATGGACCACCGGGCTGCAGTGAAAAGTGTGTAGAGGGATGTGAATGTGACCCCGGCTTCATCCTCAGTGGCAACAAATGTGTCCCTGTTAAAGACTGTGGCTGTGTGGACTCTTCAGGCTCCTACCATCCA GTGAACGAGAGCTGGTATCTGGAGGGTTGTAAGCAGAAGTGCACTTGTGAAGGAGGAGGATCTATAAAGTGTTATGACACCAGCTGTCTTCCTGATGAAAGCTGCCAACTTCAAGATGGAGACTACATCTGCAAACCAATTG TGAACTGCCCTCCAGACTCTGAGTACATTGAGTGCGGCCCAGCCTGTATTCCTAGCTGTGCAGAACCTTCCACCAACTGCTCTGGTTCTTGCATTAGTGGCTGCTTCTGTAAACCAGGCTTTGTTTTCCGTGGCCGGCGTTGTGTTCCTATTGAGCAGTGTGGATGTCTGGATGATGACAACAATTACTTTGAG CCAGGCGAGATCATCTTTGGAAATGGCTGTTCAAAGTTGTGTCGCTGTGCCGGCAACTACACTTTCGACTGTGTGGACAACACCTGTGACCCTGTGACTGAAGAATGTCGGGAGGTTGGTGGAGTGCACGGCTGCTATCCTAAAG GAACCTCTACCTGCATTGCCTCTGGTGACCCACATTACACCACTTTTGACAAGCGAAACTACGACTTCATGGGAAACTGTTCTTACCTGATGTCGGAACGTTGTAACAGCACAGACGTGCCTTACTTTGCCGTATACACAGACAATGAGAATCGCTACAACAATCTTCATATCAGCTATGTAAAAGCAGTTCATGTTCATGCACTGGGAGTGAAAGTGTCTATTCTGAAAGGAGGAACTGTGCAG GTTAACGGTACCAATGTCAACATTCCTCTGAGTCCTGTTGCTGGTGTAGATATTTTTATGTCCGGCAAGCACTACACAGTGGCCTTGAACTTTGGAGTCACAGTTCGTTATGATGGAAACCACCATATGGACATTAAAGTTATCAAGGA TTATGAGGACAAACTCTGTGGACTGTGTGGAGATTACAACGGAGACCCTCAGGATGACTTTCAGACCCCAACTGGGGAACTGGTCCAAAGCCCCAGTGACTTTGGTCACAGCTGGAACACAGACCCTAA CTGTAACAAGCCAGAGGTCGGCCCAAATCCAGGATGTACAGATGCTGAACAGGAGTTGTACGAAGGTCCTGCTTACTGTGGCATCATATTGGACAACAAAGGACCATTTGCTGTTTGCCATCCAAAAGTCAACCCCAAT GGTTACTTCCAAAACtgtctgtttgatgtgtgtgAGCTGGACGGAGCTCATTCAGCATTGTGTGAAGCAATAGAGTCGTACGTCAATGAATGTCAGGACCGTGGCGTCACAATTGGACCCTGGAGAAACAGCACCTTCTGTC CTCTGAAATGCCCACCCAATAGTCACTATGATTCATGCGCACCGGTTTGCCAGCCGTCTTGTACACCAGTTCCACCAAGTCAGTGCACTGGACCTTGTTCTGAAGGATGTGTTTGTGACCCTGGATACATCCTCAGTGCTGGCCAGTGTGTGAAAGAAAACACATGTGGTTGCACCTTTAATGATCATTATTATAAG CCAGGTGAAGAGTTCTACACTAAAGACTGTGATCTGCTGTGTAAGTGTGATCCTCCATTTGTTACCTGTAATGCTGCTGACTGCCCACCAATGGAGCAATGTGGAGTTCAGGATGGAATAACTGGGTGTTACCCACAAG GATCTCAAGACTGTGTAGTCTCTGGTGATCCTCATTACAACACATTTGATAGCAAATTCTACAGCTACATGGGCACTTGCACATACACACTGGCTCGCACCTGCAAAAACAACACCG GCCCCTGGTTCTCCATAGAGGGTAAAAATGAAGAGAGAGGAGCTTCTGGCGTTTCCTACCTGAGAAAACTGTACGTGACTGTTGACGGTATCACTGTGACAATGATGAAAAACAAGAGAACTCTG GTGAATGGACTCAGGGTGACTCTGCCTCACTCTCCATCTCCACTCATTTCTCTGTCTCTTGCTGGACAATATGTAATCCTTACAACTCCGTTCGGCCTAAAAGTGCAGTGGGATGGCAACCATTATGCCAAGATCTCCGTTCCCAG ctcCTACTATGACCAGATGTGTGGACTGTGTGGGGACTATGATGGAAACCCCAATAATGACTTCACTAAGCCAGATGGCACCCAAGTTGACAGCTCAAAACTGTTTGGCGACAGCTGGCAAACTAAGGAAGATGAGGACGCAAC GTGTAAGCCTGACCCTGGACCTCAACCACCCTGTGATCCAGTGCTGGAGGGTGAGGTGTCAAAACCTGAGAACTGTGGGAAAATAACTGACACAAATGGACCATTTAG AGACTGTATCAAGGTGGTGAACCCGTTGCCTTTCTTCCAGAGCTGTGTGTTTGATATGTGCCGCTATCAGGGGTTGCAGCAGGTTCTTTGTGATCAGCTTCAGGCCTACACCGATGCCTGCCTGAGTGCAGGTGCTCCTGTCCATCAGTGGAGGGAGCCAGACTTCTGCC CTCTGGTATGTCCTCCAAACAGCCACTACTCCATATGTGTAAGCTCCTGCCCAGAGACCTGTCTGGGTATCAATGGACCACCGGGCTGCAGTGAAAAGTGTGTAGAGGGATGTGAATGTGACCCCGGCTTCATCCTCAGTGACAACAAATGTGTTCCTGTTAAAGACTGTGGCTGTGTGGACTCTTCAGGCTCCTACCATCCA GTTGACGAGAGCTGGTATCTGGAGGGCTGTAAGCAGAAGTGCACTTGTGAGGGAGGAGGATCTATTAAGTGTTATGACACCAGCTGTCTTCCTACTGAGAGCTGCCAGCTTCAAGATGGAGACTACATCTGCAAACCACTTG GTTCAGGCATTTGCTCGGTTTCTGGTGACCCTCATTATACCACCTTTGATGATAAAGTACATCACTTCATGGGTGCCTGCTCCTACACTCTCACCAAGCCCTGTAATGAAACCTCCGGCATGCCATACTTCTCTGTGGAGACACAAAACGAGCACAgagacaataataaaaaagtgtcGTATGTAAGATCTGTTATCGTCAAAGTTCACAACACAACAGTCATTTTGGGCAAGGGCCGCAAAATACAG GTGAATGGAGTTCAGGTCACTGCGCCTGTAACACTTTCCAATGGTATTAAGATCTTCATGAGTGGCAAATTTGTGGTGCTTGAGACCAACTTTGGACTGCGTGTCCGCTTTGATGGAAATCATCATGCAGATGTCACCCTGCCTTCCTCTTACAACGGACTGTTATGTGGACTTTGTG GAAACTTTAATGGTAATCCTAATGACGACAACATCAAGTTAGATGGGAAGCCCACAGACAGCACCAATGAGCTTGGAGAGAGTTGGCAGGTGCCTGATGACAGACCAGA TTGTACTCATGGTGGAGGAGACATTGAATGTGACGATAAAATCCAAAGTGAAGCTCAGAAACCTACTAGCTGTGGCATGATCACCGACCCCAATG GAATCTTCAAGCCTTGTCATGCAGTGGTGCCTCCCGATCCTTACTTTGAGAACTGTGTGTTTGATCAGTGTGGCACCGGTGGTGCCGCTGTGGCACTATGCCAAGCTATTCAAAGCTACGCTGACCTGTGCGCTCAAGCTGGGGTGCCAATTAACTGGAGGAATAACACCTTCTGTC CAATCAAGTGTCCGGTTGGCAGTCACTATGAGCACTGTGGTTCAGCATGTCCAGCCAGCTGTCAGGACCCTGGATCCGAAAGCACCTGTACTGAGCCCTGCGTTGAGGGATGTGTGTGTGACCCTGGCTTTGTCCTCAGTGGAGATGAGTGTGTGCCTTTCAGAGAGTGCGGTTGcactgacaaaaacaacaactacaggCCT gTTGGAGACAGCTGGTTCACAAAAGATGATTGCACCGAGCGCTGCACATGTTCACCTTTCAATACTGTGACATGCGAGGCATGGCAATGTGGTCCTGCACAggaatgtaaagtcaatgagggTGAACTAGGCTGTGTGAACACAG GAGTGGGCATTTGCCACATCGCTGGGGATCCTCACTATTACACCTTCGATGGCATCATGCACACCTACATGGGCACCTGTACTTACACACTGGTGGAAGTGTGCAACACCTCTATGGTGACACCCTTCACCATTGTGGCCAAGAACGAAGAGCGCGGCCAACCAGAAGCTTCATATGTTCGCTCTGTGACCGTCTACCTGCCCACTGCCAACATCACCATCAGCAAGAGTGGACGAGTTCTG TTGAATGAACGCAGGGTAAAAACTCCATATGACATCAATGTAGCCAAATCACGAGTGTTCACCAGTGGAGTGAACACCATACTAGACACGGACTTCGGCCTGATTGTGAAGTTTGATGGAGTGCACCATGTTGAGATCACAGTGCCTGGAGACTATTTCAACAAG GTGTGCGGGATGTGCGGTAACTACAACGGAGATTCCTCTGATGATAACTTAAAGCCAAATGGCAAACCAGCGAATAACTCTATTGAATTTGGTGACAGCTGGAAGGCAGAGGGTGACAGTGATCCTGG CTGCCAACCTGATCCACGACCTGACGACAAACCAAACTGCGACGAGAGTGAAGAAGAAATCTACAAGGTGCAGTGCGCTTCCACTATCCTGTCTGATCGCTTCAAGCCCTGTCACTCTCTCATTCCTCCCGAGGCCTTCCTGGGGAACTGTGTCTATGATATGTGCGAATATAATGGCATGCAGTCGACACTCTGCGATAACGTGGAGGCTTACGCTCAGGCCTGTCATAGCGCTGGAGTCACTATCAGCTGGAGGAACAGCACCTTCTGCC CTCTCCCGTGCCCACCCAACAGTCACTACTCTGAGTGCACACCTCCATGTCCTCCTACTTGTGCTGACCTCTTCCCCATTTTCTGCCCATTACCACCCAATAGCTGTGTTGAAGGCTGTCAGTGTAATGCAGGTTTTGTGCTAAGTGATGGCAAGTGCGTTCCTCTCTCAAGCTGTGGATGCGTTGACAGCAATGGAGAGTATCACGAC GTGGGGGATTCCTGGATAACAGACCgctgcacacagaaatgcaccTGCAGCCTTGGAGGACTGTTGACCTGCAATGCCTTTGAATGCAATGAAAACTCAATCTGTGATCTTGACAGCAATGGAGACCGTTACTGCAAACCCGAGA AATTCGATGACTGCACAATTGCTGGAGACCCTCACTATCGTACATTTGACAAATACAATCACCACTACCAGGGAGCGTATACCTATGTGTTGAGCCAAGACAACAATTTACCCAGCCACCTCACTCCTTTCATGGTCCGCGGCAAAAACCAGAGGCAGGGAGGCATCAGTCGGGTGTCCCTCCTGCGCGAGGTCTTTGTGGACGTGTACGGCATCACTGTTCGCATGCAACAGAATAAGAAAGTGCTG GTCAATGAAGAGAAGGTTGGTCTACCATACAGTCCTGTACAGGGAGTAAGCATCAAAACAAAATCTCGCTACGTGATGCTCACAACTGACTTTGGCCTTACTGTGCGTTTCGATGGCAGTTCCCAAGGAG TGGTGACTCTGCCAAGTGTATACAGGACTCGAGTGCTCGGTCTGTGTGGTAATTATGACGGACGCACCAATAATGAGTACACCAAACCAGACGGCACAGTCACCCGCGACCTCAATGTGTTCGGAGACAGCTGGAGAGTAACTGACAGAAGTGCAGCGGCTCTTCGTGCCACATCCCTGCCAAAGATGGTGCACCTACACAA